The sequence CTTACACATCCCTTATGATTTAAATACATTAGgccctccaaaaaaaaaaaaaagtctttttctTCATGCTTTTCAACAATCAAAATTGCTCGTagcaatatttattttaaaacctgCTTGAGCAAATATTCCTTCCCATTCACTCAAGAAACAATATTGGAATTTATGATATCATTATTATCTTTATTCAAACAATTCTTTCGTCTTCCTTTTCCTCTATTACTTTCTTTATGTCCATTACTCCTTTTTCCCAATCCGGAGGTCGATCTCTCTGCCATCTTTGTTatgaattaattttctgtacttttttcattcttttattttttttcaatgaattttAACATTTCGGAAGATCCTTTGGAGGTGGTAAAAGTGATTGGTTAGGTCCTTTCCCGTTGTCCACCAAGAATGCCATCTTTAACCCCCACGTTGTATGAACTTCAAGATGACAATGCATGAACCAAACTCCTATAATTGCAGCAAAAATAGGATTCAAATTTGAGTTAATTTTCATCCAAAATGGCcttctaaaaatttatcaaaatcaatgtaaattaaaaaaataaaaccaaagggATAGATTGCAAGCCAACTATACGGTAGGTGTAATAAATCTCTAAAGACCGACTATATTTATGCAAATttattatagcaaaattattcaaatatataccTGGATTGTCAGCACGGAATCTTATGGCAACCCAACCACCAGAAGGTACGCCAATGGTGTTCCTTTCAACAGGATCAACAAGATTAAAATTCTTCGAATCCGTAGTTGCATTGTAATTCCCAATTCCTCTACCAACTTGGAAgaaattgaatccatgaagatgAACAGGATGGTTCTCCGGTGCTATGATTCCGGTATCTTGCAAAATCAGCTGAACCGTGGAGTTGTACGCCAGTCTATAAACTTTGGTGCCGTTGGTGGTCTGCAAATTGGTCGGCGGTGCGCCGGAAAAGTTATAGCTGTGAGGCGGGTTCGCCGGAAAATCGGTGGTGAAGACCCCACTGATATTGAAGAAATGAGCCTGAAGAAGGGCCGTGGTTGGCATCACGAAAGTGACATTGTTGACACTGGCCACGACTCTGCTTCCGTTGCCGGCTTTGCAGGTGGGACAGGGATTGACTCCCAAACCGACGGTGAAAAACAGGTGGTGATCGATCTTCAAGGGTACTTGAGCAGGATATTTCTTGGAATTCAAGCTCTTGAGGGAGTTGGTGAAGTTGTTAGCCACTTGGGTAGCGTTGATTGGAGGAGTCTTGGTGGGAGTGGTCTGGGTGGTGGAGAGAGTGCCGGAGTAATGAAGAGTGGCGGTGGCGGTGACGTTGTCGACCGCGATGGGGGAGTCCATGAAAGTAGAGGCGGCGACCAGGTATTTGCCGGAGTTCTGATCGGCGGTCAGGAGGACGTTGGTGGTTTGGCCAGGTGCGACGAGGATGGTGTCGATCTTGAAAGGCTTAACGTATAGGGCATCCACTTCCACCACCGTGAGTTTGTGGCCGGCAATCTTGAAGAAAAGCTCCTCATTGAGCGCAGCGTTGATTATTCTCAGCAAATACGTCTTGCCACTTTGAACTGGCAACGTATACCCTTCTGCATTCCATATACAATTGCAAGTTATTAGCTTGTGAATATATTtattctatacatatatatatatatatatattgttgcgTACTTTGGGAAGAACAGTTTGAGACTGGTCCAGGATGGCCATTGATTGTATGAGCATCAGAAACATTGGGTGCTAAACCAGCCTTGAGAGCTTGATTGATAACGTTCTCAGTATCAGCTTTCCACCACTCAGCTGCATTTATTTTACAAATACAGTCAGTTTGATTAATTGGGGTTCGGTTGTTGTTGTTATGATTTGAATATcaactataaatattaattgctTAAGTGGGAATTTAGCTCTCTCCCACCTAGAACGATGACGACTTCCTTGTGAGGAGCAGGGAAGGGATAAGGAACACCGCGCTTTGGGAGGATAACGAGAGCGCCATGAACGGTGGATCTGAGCCAGAGAATATGAGCGTGCCACAGAAGCGTGCCACGTTGGCCGGTGAGAGTGAAGTTGTAGATGTAGCTCTGTCCTGGCTGGATTGGGCACTGTGTGATGTATGCTGGTCCGTCGGACCAACCTGTTCTGATCTGCCGGACTCCGTGCCTGTCAAGCAACAAAGTTTATTCAAGCAACCTTGATAGtgactaatatatgttatatatattatcacatTACATTTACGAAGAAAGAAAcgttctgatatatatatatatatatatatatatattattaagttACCAATGGATGGAGACGTTGTATTTAACGTGGTTGACGACTTTGACAATAACGTTGTCGTCTTCTCTGGCATAGAGAGTGGGACCTGGGAATTTGCCGTTAACGGTGACGATTTGCTTGGTGGAACATAGTTTGGTGCTATTTCTTAATACCACCTGCAACAGGCACGAGAAAAAAGTCGAAAAAGGTTTACTATTTTTTCCATTCTTATTTTGCTTGTTTTACGTGGGTTGGGAAGTAGAGGAGTGATTTTTAGGCTTTGAGGGTGTAACTGCCatgtactttattattatttttttaacatgtaacattattttctaaaagcaatttatattctatataattaaaaaaaaattaaacatgtgTATGTTCCGAGTATTCCtctaataacatatatatttaagtaatagtatatatttttgaaattttgatatagtaTATTTTTCTCCTTgctaataatagtaatatatattaaaaaaaaaacagtagtGCAATTTTCATGTAAAATATCATGAGCAAGAGTAGTGCTCAAGTTGGTTATGCATGTATGTTTTTCAAACCAAACTTTCTTCGTATAACCActtggaaagaaataataatgcaAAATTACCTTCAAAAAGTTCTAAAGTTTAAAGTAATTGTCAAAAGACATTAATAATTATACGTTTGATTGTAAATCCGATGACTGTTatgtttacaaatatatatatatatatatatgattacaccaataatgacttttttttaattatacactacaatacatatacatatattttagatATTGTATAGTCAGAAAAGATATTGCAATTATTTTGAAAAGGCTCTCTTGacattgaattaaaaaaataaaagatgcaacctttgttttctgtttttttttttttttttttttttttttttttttttttctcgattGGAGATTAATGTAAGAGTGGCAAAAAGCTCAATATTCCTAGAGAACCTAAAGATGAAGAATGATAACGTAACTTACATTGAACTTGTAGTTTCGAACTCTGCATTCAACCAAAGCCGGAAAAAAGCAAACCACAAGAACCAGAAACCGAGCCCAAGAGTCCATTTCTGAGTGCTACTTTTCTCagcttcctttttgtttttctctttctctatataTGTCTCTGTAACTCAGAGACCTATAGTAGTTAGTAGTAGAACTTTTGAGAGGGGAgggttttttttgcttttttctagCTTGTTACATTCATATGGATGACTAGCCAGCGCACCCTTATAAAGGATGACACGGCACCTTGATACCACGTCGTTTTTGTTTGGTTAGGTGGAGATGATGGTATTCTTTAGAAACAAGGTTTCTTAACACAACTAAGCCCTCCTTTACCTACGATTTCTTACATGTTACATAAAGTTGCTTCTTTCATCCACCAATGGATATTGTTTTGgtagtaaaattattataacgtcttaaattcattccctttatttttaaaaaagaaaaaaaaattccatttaattACAACCTTTTTAAGcattttggttttgttgattTCTGTTCGGGTATCTAATTGTGTCCCCCACTaacttgaaaattaaattttgtaattaatattaAGTATTTGGGTCGACTCATCTGGTAGGAAATTGCcaacattttgatattttaattgggatttctctttttctttaaattttgttttattttggataAATGACTTTAAGTACATTTTAGCTTTGAATAgacaaattatattatatatagatatatatacgaAGGTAAAAACGAGCTTGCAGATTAAAAGGTAAAATGGAAACGCAATTTCTAATATTGTATTCCCATCTTAATTGTAAATCTCTCTCTATGTTGGTGATTAAAAGTCATTGATTTCAAATCCGTACACGTTTTAACATATAATTTTGAAGTAATTAGTACTGTTCAAACTCTGAAAATGACTATAAATATGTTTAAGTTCTTTAATTATTACCACATATAGAATACcatacattaattaattgaatcTAGCAGTTTTTGCAATGCTTTTAAATGGGGTCTGAATATTGGAgtacaaatttttaatatatatcgtCAAATTTTTTTGTCTCAAATGGATTATTTGAACTAAAAGctataaaaaaaatcccaaggctcaaattttaattattatttatttgggtGTGTGTAATTTCAAAGGTGTGATAACTCATTACGACTTTATCAAAAGTCTAATCGAATAGTTGGAAAGTCAAAATCTAAGAAGAGCCAATTTGCGTCATTTTCTCATTggcttcctttgtttttttttgttttcttccccattttcttattattgttgGGGAGCGTATGGTTAGCCCAAGTCATAAAATAAGTATTAATTCTATCTTTTTGTCTTTGTCATCAAATTAGAGTATAATATTGCTAAAATATAATTCAGGACTCAAATCATGAACTCTTGAagaatacagaaaaataaaaaagtaataaatgtagaaatttttaatttttatttttgggggaaaaataataaaagaactgGAACTGGGATGCTTTGCCCACAAAATAATTAATGGTTGAGAAATGGCTTTCAGGTCATATATCAGATAGGAGCCCAACAGATGGCCATCATGGCTTTTTTGAAAGCCAAGATTAAAACCAACGGTGGGTAAGTTTCATCTCATACTCATCCGCTCCatcttttctacttttttatttttttatttttcaccgCCTAATTTTgtctatatttttatacatagtGCCTgtaaaaacacacaaaaaactAAGAAACACGCTAATGAAAAAGTTACTTTCagattatatatgaaaatggTCAAGCAAGTTTAGAGATGGGTCTTCATCATATGGAGTTTGGCTTATCCATGAATATGGATTGGGTCATTGGAAGATTGCTACATCTAGATTTATAAAAacgtttttcatttttgttttttaagagtACCTCGTTTTTTGTACCGTGGTGTGGGAACTTATCTAGTTGATCAGGTAGACTTTGTTTCATTTTCAAGTGAATTGAGCTCTACCAGCAAAAgggttattttaaaataataataataataataataaaaataattaaaaaaaataaaaaagattctaaatataaaataacccACCCTGTTGCCCCAccccaccaaaaataaataaataaaataaaatagaagaaacAAGGATATAAAACCTTTATAGTTCCAACTATTCTAAGCATGTGCCTCCCAGTTTTGACTAAGCAACACTTTCTAGATAATTAGGATTGATTAAGATGCTTCACTAATGCCTGTgcccatttttttaattaatttcggTCGCTTAATTTTTTGCCAATATACGGTTCAACAGCAtctatcacaagaaaaagtTAAACTTTGATGctaattgttttactttttggcATATATATctgaaataatattaatattgttaacattttctattttttttggtatttgacataataacataaaacaatCATTGGTTTGAATTTTTGTATATTGGTAAATTTCTGTATTGCTTTTGCAAATGCAGTAttagtttatattaaattaattatatttcaaaatttagaatGGAAATAAGTTTGCCATTTGACCAACCCCAATATCATTTTTCATAActatagtaaaataaaaagttaatagaCGTAAGTGTAGCTAAAGAAGGAAGTTGTAGGAAATCGTGAGAGAAATTTAGAGGTTGAAATCGTGAAAGAAATTTAGAGGTGATATAAACAGTTTAGCTAATTAATAAATGTATGattgaataattaaacaaacaaaactaATGTCGGATTTGTACTTTGCAGATAAATTGGATCGCGGAAAAAAGTTGATTGATCATATCTCTCTCGACCGACTAGTTAGCTTGAAACTGAAAGAAGACGGTTTGCAAATTACACAAAAAAGATAATTAGGAGTTGTGTACCATTCGTTTATCAAAACCGTTAAACATAGGAATTGATATTTCATCTCATGGATATACAAGTGAGAActaaaattggacaaaaaatgAGACTGAAAATATAACCATCTCTAGCTCTATCTTTTTCTATTGAAATCACAACCCTGTCATCTTCTTGTTCCAAAGGGacagttcctttttttttgcctttttttctcttcttcataaaagaaaattctatGTTGGTCATTGTAGGCAAAGACCtatattcattttgtttctCGAGTTATCAAATTTTTTGCACAATTGGGAAACTTCTTCTTTGGGGTAAAAAGAATACATTAGTAACAAAAAGTTACATATATGGTAAGTTGATTAGATGTGCACTAGAAGAAGATTATCTCATTAATTAACATATCGTTAATTAGTAGAGATCAGAGATTAATTATGTtgattaaattttcattatttgaatGGAAAACTAGTGATGTGGATTCTTATGTGATCATAAGTTCTATACGTAaaacattaaaagaaatttaaatgaaaatctATCATTAACCAACGACTAATAATTTTGCTTAGAAAGGTAAATAGGGTTTTACCCGTGtactaatgatgatgatgatgatgattattattattattattattattattattattattattattattattggtgttTAAAATTGCTATGCAAGTAGATTAGAATACATACTTAAACTTCATTAAATTGTTTTCAGTATAATCATATTTGATTgtgaatgttaaaaaataatagaaaaacatGATTAAGGTTGGAACATTGAAAGATATTTAATTCTCCTTTGTCAagtataataatattcaaaccaattaaataaagtatataaataaaatatattacatatgaattaattaaagttctaaatttctacaataaaaaaaaattatgtttttaaatataaaaaaatatgtctcgttcttatatattgaatattttaatagtatttAGTTGGAgtctatcaaatatttttaataaatgtttgatattatatatttaaatatttgtctttaataaaaaatatgatatttttgaaaatttacttgagagagaaaaaaaaaaaaaaaaatctcaccaTGTAAAAAGAACAGCCTTATAACTTTACTTTTATTAACATCCAACCCAAAGGATTTGAATTATTTCACATCTAAGCCCAACGTTGAATGAAATGAGCACACTACTAAAGAATGAAATGGGTCATGTTCCTCTGTCCCACTCTGCTTCTCCACCGCTCACCTAAACACTGTAAGAGCAGCACTGAAACATCCACACCATGCCATGTTTCTTGCACTGCCACTCTGCTACTCAGCAGAGACAAATCGCTCTTCATAAGAAAGCGTGCCACCAACACAATATCTAGAGATTTTCCAACTTCAATTTGATGACATTTATTTCCTTAGTTTTTTCTTCCATATAACTAATTATGTAACAGCCATCTTATTTATGGTATAAACCGGACAATCTATAATGCCAATGAAAATTAAATGACAAGCCACTTTACGATCGCATTTAACCAATGATCCATGCATCCGGCTAAGGCCAAaggttttccttctttctttttaaaggaaaattaaaagcaTTTCATTTATAAGAGGCAGAGCTAAGGAAAATGATTGAATGGCGTGCCATTGCACAATGTTAtacgtatatatgtataaaaagtcACTTCATCTCATATAATTATCATACTTGTTTTCCACGGTTTATATAGCCTTTTAAGTTTTGTGAAAATGGCAGAAGAAGATGTATATACCAAAGATGGAACAACTGATTTCTGCAACAAGCCTGCCATTAAGAAGAAAACAGGAACGTGGAAAGCTTGCCCTTACATATTGGGTAACTTTTGTGAATATGTGAAtgttaaaattttcttcttcttcttcttcttctttttttttttttcctaaaattttatagcatatataattaaacaaaagttTACTTAATTATTACATTTGGGTTGTGTCTTAATTAACCTTATTGTGACCAAATTTTTATAGAAGTACTTGATTTCCACAGGAAATGAATGCTGTGAAAGATTGGCTTACTATGGGATAAACACAAATCTAGTAAACTACCTCAAATATCAACTCAATCAGAGAAATGTTGTGGCAGTAAATAATGTCACAAACTGGTCAGGTACTTGCTATGTCACACCTTTGCTTGGAGCTTTTCTTGCTGATGCATATCTTGGAAGATACTGGACCATTGCTGTTTTCTCTATCATCTATGTTTTtgtaagttttcaaattttaccCAAAGTTagttttaattcatttattctCCCAAAAAATGACCAATTTTTTtgctacaaatatatatatatgtatagatacatcaaaacatttattaatttgtttcagGGAATGACCTTATTGACACTGTCAGCCTCACTCCATGGACTAAAGCCATATTGCAGTGACAATGTTTGCCACCCAACAGGGTTACAAACAACAGTATTTTTTATGGGACTTTACCTGATAGCTCTAGGAACGGGAGGGATTAAGCCATGTGTCTCATCCTTCGGTGCAGATCAATTTGATGACTCAGATGAGATAGAGAAGAAAAGCAAAAGCTCATTTTTCAATTGGTTCTATTTATCTATCAATATTGGTGCTCTTGTAGCTTCTTCGGTGCTTGTTTGGATACAGACAAATGTTGGTTGGGGATGGGGTTTTGGTATCCCAGCTGTGGCTATGGCTATTGCTGTTGTGAGCTTCTTCTCGGGGACCCGATTGTATAGAAACCAGAAACCCGGTGGGAGTCCAATCACACGGATTTTCCAAGTGATGGTTGCTTCGTTTAGGAAATTCCGGGTTCAATTGCCTAACGATAAGTCTCTTCTTTATGAGATTTCTGATGAGGAATCTGCGGTTAAAGGAAGTCGCAAACTTGATCATACCGAACAATTAAGGTATAAATTGTAGGATTTTTTTGATGACGTTAAGAAACAGCTTAATTTATTCTTAGAGGGTTTATTACTTTCTCTGATAGTCAGGTCACAAATTTATAATGGATTAATTTTATCcatatttcttaaaatttaatttaaatatattttgatctaattttaaaaaatccatcAATATTTTTCATTCACATGTTCTAAATTAATATCGGTCCCATTTCTGTaggatattataaattaaattataataatctaAACTTTAGAAGTATACATGAAATACTACCTTTCATATATAGTTGCGCTTTAATCTTTGGTTAACTTCAATtttgatgggaaaaaaaaaaaaaactgcaattTTGATGCGCACTagtcattaattatttttcgtCTACTTTTTatcagtatttttatttttacaataaatGCAATATATGCTTCAAAACTCCTTAAAAACTAAACTTATAAATAGTTTAAAGACCAATAATGCATCAAATATTAAACTTTAAGAACCAAACTGCTAAAATGAGTGATTAGCAAAGGTAATGAcccttttgaaaattataatttattttttttaaaacaaatgggTTATAACTTTTTCTGACAAACATATGATTTTTCCACAGTTTCCTGGATAAAGCAGCTGTGGAAACAAAACCAGACCGAATCAAAGGAACCGTAAATCCATGGAGACTCTGCACAGTGACCCAAGTCGAAGAGCTCAAATCCATAATAAGATTGCTTCCAATTTGGGCCACCGGAATAATCTTCTCCGCCGTTTACAGCCAAATGGGTACCTTATTCGTCCTCCAAGGAAACACCATGGACCTCCACATTACCCAATCTTTCCAAATCCCCTCTGCTTCTCTGTCACTCTTCGACACCCTCAGCGTCATCTTCTGGGTCCCAATCTACGACCGAGTCATAGTCCCACTCGCCAGGAAACTCACGGGCCATAAAAACGGCTTCACTCAGCTCCAGCGGATCGCGATCGGGCTCGCGATTTCGATCCTCGCGATGCTCTGTTCGGGTACTCTGGAGCTCGTGAGGCTGAGCATGGTGAAGACCCACCATTACTACGAGCTCAAGCACGTGCCCATGTCGGTGTTCTGGCAAATTCCGCAGTATTTCATAATTGGGTGCGCGGAGGTTTTCACTTTCGTCGGTCAATTGGAGTTTTTCTACGAACAGGCTCCGGACGCCATGAGAAGCATGTGCTCGGCGCTTTCGTTGACCACGGCGGCTCTGGGGAACTACCTGAGTTCGGTTCTGGTTAAGGTTGTTAGCGAATTGACCGGAGGAGATGATCGGAAAGGTGGGTGGATTCCGGATAATCTGAATTATGGTCAGCTTGATTACTTCTTCTGGCTTTTGGGTTTGCTGAGTTTGATTAATTTTGCTGTTTTTGTTATGGTGGCTAAGTGGTATACTTACAAGAGTGTTGTTTCTGGTTAATCTTCGGTAACCAATTTTGTTTCTTGTAATGCAAACGCAGTTGggttggtttttgattttttttttcttttttttttttttggtctttttttcgtttttcaaATTGGAAATTTACtacagaaagagaaagaaaaggaggGCAGAAGAATATTTCAAAACTTGAAATGTTTAGAtcatgattattaatttttttttttttgggctgtatttttttaacaaatggttgattttaattcttttttttatactgATATATAatgcaatatattattttgttcataaattataaaaaatatttataaccaaattaaatataaatatcataaaaataatattaaatttatttttttaattcaatacaacttttttaattttgaaaaacattttaGAATGCCGTATTAGTAGTTGAATTGAtaggtttttcatttttattacaaataaatatttttaattttttttatttgtaattttggagACTCCAATATATAGTTATCTATGactgaaaactaattttttaaaataaaattcaatatacgAAGGAGATTGATTTTAGCTCTTATTAATAGTTATAGCATATGATACAAGCaaaggatatttatttatttgaaacttAAAAGGTAACGTTGGATTTAATGGAGTTAAAGTTAttcttgaaataaaaattttaaacccGACATTTCTAAGTTAttcttgaaataaaaattttaaacccGACATTTCTTCTTGAAATAACTTTGCTTTCGAAAACATGATTATCAAACCTTTGTAATAACCAATCTAGTTCTATTGTACAACCTCGAAAAATGATCAATATTTCTTGATAGTATAACAGGTACATTGACCTCCAATTTCAACTGATGATTAGATATTCCATAATATTTTGTAGCATTTAAAAATTCAAGTGTATGAAGATctcctataaaatcaatattgaaaTTTGATATGCAAATTGCATTAGaacttaaatatgtattttccttAATTCATTTAAAGAAACTCATGTATTCATCTATTAATTTAACAATATTAAAAGTTGAAGCAAGTATAGCTCTTTTTTGCAAATATAATGGGTCATTAATGATAAGAATGCAGATAAGGAAATAAAGCTCGATCTACAGCTCGCACCACTACTAGATAAAAAGCTGTTTTATATGCAGCCTACATCAGATCAGCTTACACCAAATAAGCTAACACTCACACCATCAATACCAAATCTACCTCCAAAGACGAAGGAAAAACTCAAATcaacaaacaaggaaaaaaGTGATATTGCAAAATACATTAAGGAAGTTTCTGTCTAAAAGGAAACTTTCTCCAAGAATCTGCTGGTTGACTTCCTATACAAGACAACTTATACGCGTTAAGATTTTTTGCTTTCTATCAAAgagttattttttatctttcttttgtatatagaaatttattaaaGATACTTTTCAAATTGCCTTATGAAGTGGTATTCTCTTTTGTACAAATACCATAGTTTTCTCAATGAAGGATACAGATCAGAAATTACaagttttatcaaatattctttatttcttcatggtatcagagcaattGACTTCCGCAAAACTGTCTTCTGTAATGGATGCTCAAAATGAAACTTCCTCCCAAAACATAATTCCCTCAAATTCCCCTATAGAACTAGTACTCACAATT comes from Ziziphus jujuba cultivar Dongzao chromosome 6, ASM3175591v1 and encodes:
- the LOC107430702 gene encoding laccase-4, with product MDSWARFLVLVVCFFPALVECRVRNYKFNVVLRNSTKLCSTKQIVTVNGKFPGPTLYAREDDNVIVKVVNHVKYNVSIHWHGVRQIRTGWSDGPAYITQCPIQPGQSYIYNFTLTGQRGTLLWHAHILWLRSTVHGALVILPKRGVPYPFPAPHKEVVIVLAEWWKADTENVINQALKAGLAPNVSDAHTINGHPGPVSNCSSQKGYTLPVQSGKTYLLRIINAALNEELFFKIAGHKLTVVEVDALYVKPFKIDTILVAPGQTTNVLLTADQNSGKYLVAASTFMDSPIAVDNVTATATLHYSGTLSTTQTTPTKTPPINATQVANNFTNSLKSLNSKKYPAQVPLKIDHHLFFTVGLGVNPCPTCKAGNGSRVVASVNNVTFVMPTTALLQAHFFNISGVFTTDFPANPPHSYNFSGAPPTNLQTTNGTKVYRLAYNSTVQLILQDTGIIAPENHPVHLHGFNFFQVGRGIGNYNATTDSKNFNLVDPVERNTIGVPSGGWVAIRFRADNPGVWFMHCHLEVHTTWGLKMAFLVDNGKGPNQSLLPPPKDLPKC
- the LOC107430703 gene encoding protein NRT1/ PTR FAMILY 8.1, which codes for MAEEDVYTKDGTTDFCNKPAIKKKTGTWKACPYILGNECCERLAYYGINTNLVNYLKYQLNQRNVVAVNNVTNWSGTCYVTPLLGAFLADAYLGRYWTIAVFSIIYVFGMTLLTLSASLHGLKPYCSDNVCHPTGLQTTVFFMGLYLIALGTGGIKPCVSSFGADQFDDSDEIEKKSKSSFFNWFYLSINIGALVASSVLVWIQTNVGWGWGFGIPAVAMAIAVVSFFSGTRLYRNQKPGGSPITRIFQVMVASFRKFRVQLPNDKSLLYEISDEESAVKGSRKLDHTEQLSFLDKAAVETKPDRIKGTVNPWRLCTVTQVEELKSIIRLLPIWATGIIFSAVYSQMGTLFVLQGNTMDLHITQSFQIPSASLSLFDTLSVIFWVPIYDRVIVPLARKLTGHKNGFTQLQRIAIGLAISILAMLCSGTLELVRLSMVKTHHYYELKHVPMSVFWQIPQYFIIGCAEVFTFVGQLEFFYEQAPDAMRSMCSALSLTTAALGNYLSSVLVKVVSELTGGDDRKGGWIPDNLNYGQLDYFFWLLGLLSLINFAVFVMVAKWYTYKSVVSG